Within the Calditerrivibrio sp. genome, the region CTTAAAAAATTATTTTACTATTACAAGTGGAAAATCCATACCCCTTGAGTCAACAACAGGAAACTGAGATTCCTTTTTATATTTTTTACTTATTTCTGGAAGTCTTTCTTCCACATATCCCATGAGCTTTCTTACAGTAACTGTCTCTGTACCTCCAGATGCCTTGCCTTTTAAACCTTCAAGGATGGTATATGTAAATACACCATGTCCTAAATCCTTTACCTCTGATGCAAACTGGTCTTTTGTAGATGCTGCTATGACATGCACTCCTGTTGCTCGTGAAAGCTGTGAAAGGGCTTTTCTGTCTTCAAATCCTCTGAATGCCACAAGCATGGCCCCTGATTTACAGGCATCAATTAGAACTACTATTTTTTGTGCCTTTATGTTTTTTATCAGTCCTGCAAATTCATCAGATGATATTCCCTTTGATTTCACATCTTCTTCCCTTTCAGGATAAGTAAGCTCATA harbors:
- a CDS encoding caspase family protein; translation: FSKDRTESNPYELIVTLTAPSKETNLYVFAVGINKYENPALNLNYAEPDAKGIIEFFKHKGGRLFKKVEVLEVYNEQATKGNITAKLKQLEKTNPQDALLIYLAGHGENINDKWYFIPYELTYPEREEDVKSKGISSDEFAGLIKNIKAQKIVVLIDACKSGAMLVAFRGFEDRKALSQLSRATGVHVIAASTKDQFASEVKDLGHGVFTYTILEGLKGKASGGTETVTVRKLMGYVEERLPEISKKYKKESQFPVVDSRGMDFPLVIVK